One Alligator mississippiensis isolate rAllMis1 chromosome 1, rAllMis1, whole genome shotgun sequence genomic window carries:
- the SF3B5 gene encoding splicing factor 3B subunit 5, producing the protein MCACTFQTWGGRLLFPHPARSHHAPGLQRFGTSARAQDSNKVSVTPEAAVRRGAVTSCQRFVREPGRGAERSGGAGKVATMTDRYTIHSQLEHLQSKYIGTGHADTTKWEWLVNQHRDSYCSYMGHFDLLNYFAIAENESKARVRFNLMEKMLQPCGPPADKPDES; encoded by the coding sequence ATGTGCGCATGCACCTTCCAAACGTGGGGGGGCCGACTCCTCTTTCCTCACCCCGCGCGGTCCCATCATGCACCTGGACTGCAGCGCTTCGGAACTAGCGCGCGTGCGCAAGACTCAAACAAGGTCTCGGTGACCCCGGAAGCGGCTGTCCGCCGCGGGGCCGTCACATCCTGCCAGCGTTTTGTGCGGGAGCCGGGCCGCggtgcggagcggagcggaggtGCGGGGAAGGTCGCCACTATGACGGACCGCTACACGAtccacagccagctggagcacCTGCAGTCCAAGTACATCGGCACGGGCCACGCCGACACCACCAAGTGGGAGTGGCTGGTGAACCAGCACCGCGACTCCTACTGCTCCTACATGGGCCACTTCGACCTGCTCAACTACTTCGCCATCGCCGAGAACGAGAGCAAGGCGCGCGTGCGCTTCAACCTCATGGAGAAGATGCTGCAGCCCTGCGGGCCGCCCGCCGACAAGCCCGACGAGTCCTag